From a single Saccharomonospora amisosensis genomic region:
- the ygfZ gene encoding CAF17-like 4Fe-4S cluster assembly/insertion protein YgfZ has product MSYESPLLHRPGAVAPPEGHPESGVPWHWGDPFAEQRAAVRGVVVVDRSHRELITVSGQERLSWLHLVISQHVTELSEGSGTEALVLDSYGRVDAHMVLGYTGGTVYLDTDPGAQATSALPKGGKQSLLAYFEAMKFWSQVDLHDATGELAVLTLLGPDIPAVLDVEVGEQPYSVTAFEGGFARRMPWPGKAAMDLIVPRAKLAEVWAKLTGAGARPAGTWAFDALRVESLRPRTGVDTDERTIPHEVNWIGTAAHVAKGCYRGQETVSKVHNVGKPPRHMVLLHLDGSPEIYPEPGDPVLLGERNVGRVGSVAQHHELGPIALALVKRSTPVDAELIAGEDDRAVQAAIDPDSVPEERAAPGREAVQRLRG; this is encoded by the coding sequence GTCGGGGGTGCCGTGGCACTGGGGCGATCCGTTCGCTGAGCAGCGCGCCGCCGTACGCGGTGTGGTCGTGGTGGACAGGTCACACCGGGAACTCATCACGGTCAGCGGCCAGGAACGGCTTTCCTGGTTGCACCTGGTGATCTCGCAACACGTCACCGAGTTGTCCGAGGGGTCCGGCACGGAGGCGTTGGTGCTGGACAGCTACGGGCGCGTCGACGCCCACATGGTGCTCGGCTACACCGGCGGCACCGTGTACCTCGACACCGATCCGGGAGCGCAGGCCACGAGTGCGCTGCCGAAGGGTGGCAAGCAGAGTCTGCTCGCGTACTTCGAGGCCATGAAGTTCTGGTCACAGGTCGACCTGCACGACGCGACCGGGGAGCTGGCCGTGCTGACGTTGCTCGGCCCGGACATCCCCGCCGTGCTCGATGTCGAGGTCGGTGAGCAGCCGTACTCGGTGACCGCGTTCGAAGGGGGCTTCGCGCGCAGGATGCCGTGGCCAGGCAAGGCGGCCATGGACCTGATCGTTCCCAGGGCCAAGCTGGCCGAGGTGTGGGCGAAGCTCACCGGTGCGGGAGCTCGCCCCGCGGGCACGTGGGCGTTCGACGCGCTGCGGGTGGAGTCGCTGCGGCCAAGGACCGGCGTCGACACCGACGAACGCACGATTCCGCACGAGGTGAACTGGATCGGCACGGCTGCGCACGTAGCCAAGGGCTGCTACCGAGGCCAGGAGACGGTGTCGAAAGTTCACAACGTGGGCAAGCCACCCCGCCACATGGTGCTGCTGCACCTGGACGGATCACCGGAGATCTACCCCGAGCCCGGCGACCCCGTGTTGCTGGGTGAGCGCAATGTCGGCAGGGTGGGCAGCGTGGCACAACACCACGAGCTGGGGCCGATCGCCCTGGCACTGGTCAAACGGTCCACCCCGGTGGACGCGGAGCTGATCGCGGGCGAGGACGATCGCGCCGTGCAGGCCGCCATCGACCCCGATTCGGTCCCCGAGGAACGCGCCGCGCCCGGACGTGAGGCGGTCCAGCGCCTGCGCGGGTGA
- a CDS encoding RsiG family protein, whose product MIEVRPGGRRRIDRVLAADYARDLETMPLPTLRERRDEAAQEETDLSYLRRLLHARIDIVRAEQQRRQSGGATSIVEQLTTILAENALGPAMGSGRHQTLEPSRAGEYRRKAEELLGDADLSDVSSLTEERLRVTLRTLRDHESSVSSRRRQVQAVVDAFNAEIAKRYAQGTASVDELLASQRGGDEADDG is encoded by the coding sequence GTGATCGAAGTCCGGCCAGGCGGACGCCGTCGCATCGACCGTGTCCTCGCCGCCGACTATGCGCGTGACCTGGAGACGATGCCGCTGCCGACACTGCGGGAGCGCCGCGACGAGGCCGCACAGGAGGAGACGGACCTGTCGTACCTGCGCAGGCTGCTGCACGCACGTATCGACATCGTGCGCGCCGAGCAGCAGCGCAGGCAGTCGGGCGGCGCCACCAGCATCGTCGAGCAGTTGACCACGATCCTCGCCGAGAACGCGCTTGGTCCCGCCATGGGCTCGGGACGGCACCAGACGCTTGAGCCTTCGCGCGCGGGCGAGTACCGGCGCAAGGCCGAGGAACTGCTCGGCGACGCCGATCTTTCCGACGTCTCCTCGCTCACCGAGGAGCGGCTGCGGGTAACGCTGCGGACGCTACGCGACCACGAGTCTTCCGTTTCGTCGCGACGCAGGCAGGTGCAGGCCGTCGTGGACGCGTTCAACGCCGAGATCGCCAAGCGCTACGCGCAGGGCACCGCATCGGTGGACGAGCTGCTGGCCAGCCAGCGAGGCGGGGACGAAGCCGACGATGGCTGA